In Mycolicibacter virginiensis, the DNA window CCGTCGGCGGCGTTCCTGAACTCCATCGGCGCACCGACCGTGACCGTCGGGCCGGGCTACGCGGCCAAGACGATCGACCTGTGCGCGCCCGGCGATCCGGTCTGCTCGGTGGGCGGCGATGGCGCCGCCCACGGCGCGTACGCGGCAAACGGCATGACCGCGCAAGCGGCGGACTTCGCCGTCGAACACCTCAAGCCACCCGAAAGTGTTCCAGGTCAGTCTCTTTGACCGTCAACCCGTGCCCGGCGCAGCTGCGGTCGGGACGCAGCACGCCGCCCGGCTGCGGACGTAGGACGCCGTCGAAGGCCATACGCTCGATCCGCACGTGGTCGTGGAAATATTCCAGATGACGCAGATGCCACAGTGCGGTGCCGACGTGCGCGCTGATCTGCGGCGCGCAATGCAATGACAGATCCAAACCACGGGCGTCGCACAACGCTCCCACCTTGAGCACTCCGGTGATACCCAAGCAGCGGGTGACATCGGCCTGCAGACAGTCGACGGCACCAGCGTCGAGCATTCGCTGGAAATAGGGCACGTCGTAGCCGTATTCGCCGGCCGTGATGTCCATGCCCGCCGGACTACGGTTGCGCAGCAGGCGCAAGCCTTCGAGATCGTCGGAGCTGACCGGTTCCTCGAACCAGCTCACCTGATGCTCAGCGAAGCGCCCAGCCCAACCCAACGCCTGCTTACGCTGGTAGGCACCGTTGGCGTCGACGAACAACTCGGTGTTGGCGCCGATCGCTCGGCGGGCCGCCGCCACCCGCGCCGCGTCGACGGCCGGGTCGCGGCCGACCTTCATCTTGACTCGGCCGATGCCCTCTTCGACCCATCCGCCGAGCTGGCGGCACAAGCGGTTGTCGTCATAGGAGGTGAAGCCCCCGCTGCCGTAGATCGGGGTGACCTCGTGCACCGCTCCCAATGCGACGGTCAACGGTTCGGCCAGCAGCCGGGCCCGCAGGTCCCACATCGCGATATCGACGGCGGCGATCGCCTCAGCCACCACGCCGGGCCGGCCCAGGTTACGTACCGCGTGCACCATGTCAGCCCAGCGTGCCGGTGGCACCGTGGCGTCGCCACCGGTGATGACCTCGGTCAGCTCGTCGCGCACCACCGTGGCCGCCGCGGTGCCGGCGTAGGTGTAGCCGGTGCCGATATGTCCGGCAGCGTGCACCCTCACCAGGACCATCGTGGTCGAGTCCCACACTGCGGTGCCGTCGGATTCCGGGGCGTCGGTGGGAATCGAGTAGGCGGCGACCTCGAGCGAGTCGACCGGGACCGGCATGCCGCAGGGCAGGCTCATGAATCGGTGACTACCCGCGCGCGGCGGCGGGTATGCATCTGCCATGGACGAGGGACCTACGCTGCTTGAACGCTTCCCGCCTCAGGTGCTGCGCCAGTATGCGTTGATCGCCGATGGCGAACGCGGGATCGTGGTCGGACCACGCGGCGATCTCAGCTGGATGTGCCTGCCCCGCTGGGACAGTCCAGCGGTCTTCAGTTCGCTGCTCGGCGGCTCCGGGGTCTATGCCGTCACCCCGGAGCTGCGCTACGTCTGGGGCGGCCGCTACGAAGACCGATCGTTGATCTGGCGTTCCCGCTGGGTCACCACCGATGGGATCGTGGAGTGCCGCGAGGCACTGGCCTTCCCCGGGGACATGCACACCGCAGTGGTACTACGCCGCATCCGAGCACTCGATCGGCCGATGCGCGTGCAGGTCGCACTCGACGTTCGCGCGGACTTCGGTGCCACCGCCATGTCGGGTCTCTCTTGCGAAGATGGCGTCTGGACCGGACGCTCAGGGCCGCACCGATTCCGCTGGGCCGGCGGCACTGCGGCCCGCCCCGG includes these proteins:
- a CDS encoding enolase C-terminal domain-like protein: MSLPCGMPVPVDSLEVAAYSIPTDAPESDGTAVWDSTTMVLVRVHAAGHIGTGYTYAGTAAATVVRDELTEVITGGDATVPPARWADMVHAVRNLGRPGVVAEAIAAVDIAMWDLRARLLAEPLTVALGAVHEVTPIYGSGGFTSYDDNRLCRQLGGWVEEGIGRVKMKVGRDPAVDAARVAAARRAIGANTELFVDANGAYQRKQALGWAGRFAEHQVSWFEEPVSSDDLEGLRLLRNRSPAGMDITAGEYGYDVPYFQRMLDAGAVDCLQADVTRCLGITGVLKVGALCDARGLDLSLHCAPQISAHVGTALWHLRHLEYFHDHVRIERMAFDGVLRPQPGGVLRPDRSCAGHGLTVKETDLEHFRVA